One window of Acidobacteriota bacterium genomic DNA carries:
- a CDS encoding bi-domain-containing oxidoreductase: MKQVIRKGLKEIIVDDVADPMVTSNHVLVRPFYSLISSGTETADIHTESIVKEVADNPSHLRTVWNVMMKTDPVSTFNEVRAKFKDYAVLGYSGAGIVIEKDERVTDLTIGQRVAYGGEGTGHGETINVGRNLIARVPDGVSFQEACFTTLGAIAMNSVRLSEINVGDTVAVIGLGMIGQLVAQLVRCQGGVVIAIDLDQKRVDLATATGADYGLIANDTNVEQVRALTGGRGVDCVIVAAASKSPKPLQQGVSMACDRGRVVMVGACPIEIPRAEMYVKELNFRVSRAYGPGSYDPSYEKLGIDYPIGYVRWTENRNMEEFLRLIAVGRVDVKPLISHEFALEEAPRAYETIMGGNGKGSLAVVLSYPVNETADPVESFEPTRRIVVNPEPIRKEQIRFGLVGAGNLAKWAHLPAIKKISEASLHAVYSNRGAQGKAYAMRFGARYSTSDYGEMLNDADVDAILISSRHKEHASQAVAALEAGKNVFIEKPMAITIEECKAICHAVNASGKRLMVGFNRRFAPDYAEMKRQIAGRTGPLVMSVRMNSPGIEKGWAAAADQGGVVLGEGCHFVDLMYWLTESEPVSVAAHGFDGHNVAATFRFEDGSIGNFVYTVVGSESSGGEMVEVFAPGVSVLCEDFKRLVVKKKSRNSRSRFFAAKGYQEQLESFVRSLKNGAETEISEIDGARATICCLAMLEAARTGKTQTIDLAEVLG; encoded by the coding sequence ATGAAACAAGTTATCCGTAAAGGACTCAAAGAGATAATCGTCGATGACGTCGCCGACCCGATGGTTACATCAAATCACGTACTCGTCCGCCCGTTCTATTCATTGATCAGCTCAGGCACCGAAACCGCCGATATCCACACCGAAAGCATCGTCAAGGAGGTTGCCGATAATCCGTCGCATTTGCGGACCGTTTGGAACGTTATGATGAAGACCGATCCGGTCAGCACGTTCAATGAGGTCCGCGCAAAGTTCAAGGATTATGCCGTACTCGGATACTCAGGGGCGGGAATCGTCATCGAAAAAGACGAGAGAGTTACCGATCTGACGATCGGTCAACGCGTCGCGTACGGCGGCGAGGGAACAGGCCACGGCGAAACGATCAACGTCGGCCGGAACCTGATCGCCCGCGTGCCCGATGGCGTCTCTTTTCAGGAAGCGTGTTTTACGACGCTCGGTGCGATCGCGATGAATTCGGTCCGGCTTTCTGAAATAAATGTCGGTGATACGGTCGCGGTGATCGGGCTCGGAATGATCGGACAACTTGTCGCTCAGCTTGTTCGATGTCAGGGCGGAGTGGTGATCGCCATCGATCTTGATCAAAAGCGCGTCGATCTGGCGACTGCGACCGGAGCAGACTATGGACTGATCGCAAACGACACGAACGTCGAACAGGTTCGTGCTCTGACGGGCGGGCGCGGCGTCGATTGCGTGATCGTTGCGGCTGCCTCGAAATCTCCGAAACCGTTGCAGCAAGGCGTCTCAATGGCGTGTGACCGGGGCCGCGTGGTGATGGTCGGGGCGTGCCCGATCGAGATCCCGCGCGCCGAAATGTACGTCAAGGAGTTGAATTTCAGAGTTTCCCGCGCATATGGTCCGGGAAGTTACGATCCGAGTTATGAGAAACTCGGCATCGATTATCCGATCGGTTACGTGCGTTGGACCGAGAACCGAAATATGGAGGAGTTCCTGCGCCTGATCGCGGTCGGCCGGGTCGATGTGAAACCGTTGATCTCGCACGAGTTCGCGCTTGAAGAGGCGCCCCGCGCGTACGAGACGATTATGGGCGGGAACGGCAAGGGCAGTTTGGCGGTCGTGCTCAGCTATCCGGTAAACGAAACCGCGGATCCGGTCGAATCCTTTGAACCGACGCGCAGGATCGTCGTGAATCCGGAACCGATTCGAAAAGAACAGATCAGATTCGGACTCGTCGGGGCCGGAAATCTGGCGAAATGGGCGCATTTGCCGGCCATCAAAAAGATCTCCGAAGCATCCTTGCATGCCGTTTACTCGAACCGCGGCGCGCAGGGGAAAGCCTATGCGATGCGCTTCGGCGCGCGTTATTCGACTTCGGATTACGGCGAGATGCTGAACGACGCAGACGTTGACGCGATTCTCATTTCGAGCCGGCATAAGGAACACGCGAGCCAGGCGGTCGCCGCGTTGGAGGCGGGGAAAAACGTCTTCATCGAAAAGCCTATGGCAATTACGATCGAAGAATGCAAGGCGATCTGCCACGCGGTCAACGCGAGCGGCAAGCGACTGATGGTGGGATTCAACCGCCGATTCGCACCGGATTACGCGGAGATGAAACGGCAAATAGCCGGACGGACCGGCCCGCTGGTGATGTCGGTCAGAATGAATTCTCCCGGCATTGAGAAGGGCTGGGCGGCGGCGGCCGATCAGGGCGGCGTCGTCTTGGGCGAAGGCTGCCACTTCGTCGATCTGATGTATTGGCTCACGGAAAGCGAGCCCGTATCGGTCGCGGCTCACGGGTTTGACGGGCACAATGTCGCGGCGACCTTTCGCTTTGAGGACGGCTCGATCGGAAATTTTGTCTATACGGTCGTCGGAAGCGAGAGTTCGGGTGGTGAGATGGTCGAGGTCTTTGCGCCGGGCGTCAGTGTCCTGTGTGAAGATTTCAAGCGTCTTGTGGTCAAGAAAAAGAGCCGGAACAGCCGATCGAGGTTTTTTGCGGCAAAAGGTTACCAGGAGCAGCTTGAGTCGTTCGTCCGAAGCTTGAAGAACGGCGCCGAGACGGAGATCAGCGAGATCGACGGGGCGAGGGCGACGATCTGTTGTTTGGCGATGCTCGAGGCGGCGCGAACCGGAAAAACGCAGACGATCGACCTCGCCGAGGTCTTGGGATAG
- a CDS encoding glycosyltransferase family 4 protein, which produces MHVLQLGPYPPPEGGISRNMLAIREALRERGGRCSIIATSRSSRMEPEPDVYRPSGAYELVRLLSKLDYDIVHLHVGGDLTNRVTGLMLACAFRGRGKSVLTFHSGGYAQENAALARPFSKAGFAFRSFDRIIGVNPLMIRMFEKFGVGPEKLSLILPFSLKSPDRSVEIPANIAQFIAASDPFLLTVCLLEDAYDLDMQIDAMSDVLRDLPAAGLMIVGSGSLESDLRTAIASKPYSARIMLTGDLEHRITLNLIDRADILLRTTKFDGDAIAIREALHLGTPVIATDNGMRPEGVNLIPIHDPVALVREIFSVAREDRKQEPRNPDCSDNINDVIRIYEDLLG; this is translated from the coding sequence ATGCACGTACTTCAGCTCGGACCGTATCCGCCGCCGGAGGGCGGAATCAGCCGCAATATGCTCGCGATCCGCGAAGCGTTACGGGAGCGCGGCGGGAGATGTTCGATAATCGCGACGTCGCGCAGTTCCCGGATGGAGCCGGAGCCGGATGTGTATCGCCCGTCCGGCGCCTACGAGTTGGTCAGGCTCCTGTCCAAACTTGATTACGACATTGTTCACCTACACGTTGGCGGCGATCTTACGAACCGCGTCACGGGATTGATGCTGGCGTGCGCTTTTCGGGGGCGAGGCAAATCGGTACTGACATTCCATTCGGGAGGATACGCGCAGGAAAACGCCGCGCTCGCTCGGCCGTTCTCAAAGGCCGGCTTTGCGTTTCGGTCGTTCGACCGGATCATCGGAGTGAACCCTTTGATGATCCGAATGTTTGAGAAGTTTGGTGTCGGACCCGAAAAACTCAGCCTGATCCTTCCGTTTTCACTGAAGAGTCCGGACCGCTCGGTCGAGATTCCGGCGAACATCGCTCAATTCATTGCCGCTTCCGATCCGTTTCTGTTGACCGTCTGTTTGCTCGAGGATGCGTACGACCTTGATATGCAGATCGATGCAATGTCGGATGTTCTCCGTGATCTGCCGGCGGCGGGGCTGATGATCGTCGGTTCGGGGAGCCTCGAAAGCGACCTCCGGACGGCGATCGCGTCCAAACCGTATTCGGCCCGAATAATGCTGACGGGCGATCTGGAGCACAGGATAACTCTCAATCTGATAGACCGGGCGGACATTCTGCTTCGAACAACGAAGTTCGACGGCGATGCGATCGCGATCCGCGAGGCGCTCCATCTTGGAACTCCGGTGATCGCGACCGACAACGGTATGCGTCCGGAAGGCGTAAACCTTATCCCGATTCACGATCCGGTCGCTCTGGTTCGTGAGATTTTCTCCGTCGCGCGCGAAGATCGGAAACAAGAACCGCGCAATCCGGACTGTTCCGACAATATCAACGATGTGATACGGATCTACGAAGACCTCTTGGGATGA
- the asnB gene encoding asparagine synthase (glutamine-hydrolyzing), which translates to MCGINGIAYSTRSGKNIEPETLRRMRDVILHRGPDDAGEFIDERVGLGHRRLSIVDVSHGAQPMFNEDGSLVIVYNGEVYNHADFRGELEAKGHVYKTHCDTETILHLYEEHGAECVNYLRGMFAFAIWNRREKTLFIARDRFGVKPLYYHHDEDGNLYFGSEIKTILEAGAIRPELNYDALPDQFANHGTSRDQTLFKNVRRLLPGHTLTWNDGNLAIGEYWDLKFEPKFEPRSDTEFVDEWREMFRRAVKLRLMADVPLGMFLSGGIDSSAIAAMMSTMVDEPIKTFSVGFREREANEFEYARIVAKAFGTDHREITITPQQFFDELPNLVWHEDEPIGFIASVPLYFVSKLAQEHVKVVLTGEGSDEILAGYARYAKALQLLDLGEKYEAMTPSFVRSAVRSGAYRFGGKLTRTFLTRDADIESLFLDNFAVFGKDMQSELFSDETKVRIGDPNPYADQNRWLAKTDACETLDKLLYVDSKTYLHELLMKQDQMSMAASIESRVPFLDHKLVELTARMPVNMKLRGKTTKFLLKEAMKGILPDEILYRQKMGFPVPVGNWFRGPFKHIVDEYVLGERARARGIFDADFVAGIVKRHNAGENHDERLWSLVNFEIWQRRFFDGET; encoded by the coding sequence ATGTGCGGAATCAACGGAATCGCGTATTCGACGCGCTCCGGCAAGAACATAGAGCCAGAAACGCTGCGCCGGATGCGCGACGTTATTCTTCATCGCGGTCCCGACGACGCCGGCGAGTTTATCGACGAACGTGTCGGGCTCGGCCATCGGCGCCTTTCGATCGTCGATGTCTCGCACGGTGCGCAACCGATGTTCAACGAGGACGGTTCGCTCGTAATTGTTTACAACGGCGAGGTTTACAATCACGCCGACTTTCGCGGCGAACTCGAGGCGAAAGGGCACGTTTACAAGACTCACTGCGATACCGAAACGATTCTTCATCTTTACGAAGAGCACGGCGCGGAATGCGTCAACTATCTTCGCGGAATGTTCGCGTTCGCGATCTGGAACCGGCGCGAAAAAACGCTTTTCATCGCGCGCGACAGGTTCGGCGTCAAGCCGCTTTATTACCATCACGATGAAGACGGAAATCTCTACTTCGGATCCGAGATCAAGACCATTCTCGAGGCCGGCGCGATTCGCCCGGAACTAAACTACGACGCGCTGCCGGACCAGTTTGCAAATCACGGCACGTCGCGCGACCAGACTCTCTTCAAGAATGTCCGAAGGCTTCTTCCGGGTCACACGCTGACGTGGAATGACGGGAATTTGGCGATCGGCGAATACTGGGATCTGAAATTCGAGCCGAAATTCGAACCGCGAAGCGACACCGAGTTCGTTGACGAATGGCGCGAAATGTTTCGCCGGGCGGTCAAACTGCGTTTGATGGCCGACGTTCCGCTCGGGATGTTTCTTTCGGGCGGGATCGATTCGTCGGCGATCGCGGCGATGATGTCGACGATGGTCGATGAACCGATAAAGACTTTCTCGGTCGGATTTCGTGAACGCGAAGCCAATGAATTCGAGTACGCGCGGATCGTTGCAAAGGCGTTCGGGACCGATCACCGCGAGATCACAATCACGCCGCAGCAGTTTTTCGACGAGTTGCCCAATCTCGTTTGGCACGAGGACGAGCCGATCGGCTTCATCGCCTCCGTGCCGCTTTATTTCGTCTCAAAACTCGCGCAGGAGCACGTCAAGGTAGTGCTCACGGGCGAGGGCAGCGACGAGATCCTCGCCGGCTACGCGCGATACGCGAAAGCGCTCCAACTGCTCGATCTCGGCGAGAAATACGAGGCGATGACGCCGTCGTTCGTGCGGTCGGCGGTCCGTTCGGGCGCATACAGGTTCGGCGGCAAACTGACGCGGACCTTTCTCACGCGCGACGCAGATATCGAAAGTCTCTTCCTCGATAATTTCGCCGTTTTCGGAAAGGATATGCAGTCGGAATTGTTTTCCGACGAAACGAAAGTCCGGATCGGCGATCCGAATCCGTATGCCGACCAGAATCGCTGGCTGGCGAAGACCGACGCGTGCGAGACGCTCGACAAATTGCTGTATGTCGATTCGAAAACGTATCTCCACGAACTGCTGATGAAACAGGATCAGATGTCGATGGCCGCATCGATCGAGTCACGCGTGCCGTTTCTCGATCACAAACTCGTCGAACTCACCGCGCGGATGCCGGTGAATATGAAACTTCGCGGCAAAACGACGAAGTTTCTGCTGAAGGAGGCAATGAAGGGAATCCTGCCCGATGAGATCCTCTACCGACAGAAAATGGGTTTCCCGGTTCCGGTCGGAAACTGGTTCCGCGGGCCTTTCAAACATATCGTCGACGAATACGTTCTCGGCGAACGCGCCCGCGCCCGCGGCATTTTCGATGCGGATTTCGTCGCCGGCATCGTCAAGCGTCACAACGCCGGCGAAAATCACGACGAACGCCTCTGGTCGCTGGTGAATTTCGAGATCTGGCAGCGGAGGTTCTTCGACGGAGAAACGTAG
- a CDS encoding glycosyltransferase family 1 protein codes for MSAIITKVRKSGVELYLNLFAHRPEIENRDWHVAPDELKNVSIRWPDQYQWDAASDWVEVLLYGFRKHIPVEMVGDIPQRYRGTVNFELVINGRTRRIAIGYSDYMAIDEDCAETSDLYFKMQFAKRGYGIDSVVPGGYVPDGKRLYHHLGNLRELRQRREFRYDVYGRFGLAYAREIREKACGILNRQDRFAFEGGMKMVYYLEFLQEVARSKVCIDMPGLGDFCFRLINYLAIGSCVIAYPHRTMLNAPLVDRKHIVYCKEDFSDLVDLCEYYLNHDDEREQIAANAREFFDLYLHKDSLVKYYLRTCLDRLK; via the coding sequence ATGTCTGCAATAATTACAAAAGTAAGAAAGTCCGGCGTCGAGCTTTATTTGAATCTCTTCGCCCATCGGCCGGAAATCGAAAACCGCGACTGGCACGTCGCTCCCGACGAACTGAAAAACGTCAGCATTCGCTGGCCGGATCAGTATCAGTGGGACGCCGCGTCGGACTGGGTCGAGGTCCTGCTCTACGGGTTCCGTAAGCATATTCCGGTCGAAATGGTCGGAGACATACCGCAACGCTATCGCGGAACCGTGAATTTCGAACTCGTCATAAACGGGCGGACGCGGCGCATCGCGATCGGCTATTCGGATTATATGGCGATCGACGAAGATTGCGCCGAGACATCGGATCTCTACTTCAAGATGCAGTTCGCAAAACGCGGCTACGGCATCGACTCCGTCGTTCCGGGCGGTTATGTTCCGGACGGAAAGCGTCTCTATCATCACCTCGGGAACCTGCGCGAACTGCGTCAGCGGCGCGAATTTCGATACGACGTATATGGTCGTTTCGGTCTCGCGTATGCCCGTGAGATCCGCGAAAAGGCCTGCGGCATCCTCAACCGTCAGGATCGCTTCGCGTTCGAAGGCGGAATGAAGATGGTCTATTATCTCGAGTTTCTACAGGAAGTTGCGCGTTCGAAGGTGTGCATCGATATGCCCGGACTGGGCGATTTCTGCTTCCGTCTGATCAACTATCTGGCGATCGGATCCTGTGTGATCGCCTATCCGCACCGGACGATGCTCAACGCGCCCCTCGTCGACCGCAAGCATATCGTCTACTGCAAGGAAGACTTTTCCGATCTTGTCGATCTCTGCGAGTATTATCTGAACCACGACGATGAACGCGAACAGATCGCCGCCAACGCGCGGGAGTTCTTCGATCTTTATTTGCACAAGGACAGTCTCGTGAAATACTATCTGCGGACCTGTCTCGACCGTCTGAAATAA
- a CDS encoding glycosyltransferase: MPYKNPKKFAETASAEILRGRDIICFSHDWTGDPLSKTHLMRVLSRDNRILWINAIANRMPTASGKDMARIYKKLKSFTEPVKEVEPNIFVLNPLAVPTYGSAAVRKLNQKLLLAQVRKAMRKLKFAEPLNMVFNPAAGLLAGKLGERELIYYCVDEYTAFTGVAAGLREIEEELFRVADLVIVSAEKLFASKKDYNPNTFIIRHGTDWHHFRTALNPETEVPDEIANLPRPIIGFHGLLADWVDFGLIKKTAERFRNGSVVLIGKTTVDAEKKIRILDGIPNIHFLGRQPYADLPAYCKGFDVALNPFEINELTLAANPLKVREYLAAGLPVVSTDIPEVHVLEDCLVGVDHDDFLRKIEYALDHPIPRESVSDRIRHESWDAKVDELRDVIGKMSRNRGN; encoded by the coding sequence ATGCCCTATAAAAACCCCAAGAAATTCGCCGAAACCGCGTCCGCCGAAATCCTTCGCGGGCGCGACATCATCTGTTTTTCGCACGACTGGACGGGCGACCCGTTGTCGAAAACGCATCTTATGCGGGTCCTGTCGCGCGACAACCGGATACTTTGGATCAACGCCATCGCCAATCGGATGCCGACCGCGTCGGGCAAGGATATGGCGCGAATCTACAAGAAACTAAAGAGTTTCACGGAACCAGTCAAAGAGGTCGAGCCGAATATTTTCGTCCTCAACCCGCTCGCGGTCCCGACTTACGGGTCCGCCGCGGTTCGCAAACTCAATCAAAAGCTTTTGTTGGCGCAGGTTCGCAAGGCGATGCGCAAGCTGAAGTTCGCCGAACCGCTGAATATGGTCTTCAACCCGGCCGCCGGACTGCTTGCCGGCAAACTCGGCGAGCGCGAACTGATCTACTACTGCGTTGACGAATACACCGCGTTCACGGGCGTCGCCGCCGGGTTGCGCGAGATCGAAGAAGAGCTTTTCCGGGTCGCCGACTTGGTCATCGTCTCCGCTGAAAAGCTGTTCGCATCGAAAAAGGACTACAATCCGAACACATTCATCATTCGACACGGAACGGACTGGCACCATTTTCGAACGGCGCTCAATCCGGAGACCGAGGTTCCGGACGAGATCGCGAATCTGCCGCGGCCGATCATCGGATTTCACGGTCTGCTGGCTGATTGGGTCGATTTCGGGTTGATCAAGAAAACGGCCGAGCGCTTCAGGAACGGTTCGGTCGTTCTGATCGGCAAGACCACGGTCGACGCTGAGAAGAAGATCAGGATCCTCGACGGAATTCCGAACATACACTTTCTCGGCCGCCAGCCCTATGCCGATTTGCCGGCCTATTGCAAAGGCTTCGATGTCGCGCTTAACCCATTTGAGATCAACGAGTTGACGCTCGCCGCCAATCCGCTGAAAGTGCGTGAATACCTGGCCGCAGGTTTGCCGGTCGTCTCGACCGACATCCCCGAAGTTCACGTGCTGGAAGATTGCCTCGTCGGAGTCGATCACGACGATTTCCTGAGAAAGATCGAATACGCGCTCGACCATCCGATACCGCGCGAATCCGTCAGCGACCGCATCCGCCACGAAAGCTGGGACGCGAAGGTCGACGAGTTGCGGGACGTGATCGGGAAGATGAGTCGGAACCGCGGAAATTAG
- a CDS encoding YdcF family protein — protein MKSKITNHNSKIRISLLSVLVIWIFLAPLLAKWLVVEKQIERPDAILVLAGGSAIRERTRIAAGLFEQGAAPRVLLTNDGEQSGWDQSEQRNPFNFERAKRELTAAGVPEAAIDVFPGVVGSTRDEAIAVKDLSGDLRFKRILIVTSAHHTRRALRVFEITASEIEFGITSAPAESVWFWWLSPKGWRDIGIEYVKLGYYWVSY, from the coding sequence ATGAAAAGCAAAATCACAAATCACAATTCCAAAATCCGAATTTCGCTCTTGTCGGTTCTGGTGATCTGGATATTTCTTGCGCCGCTTTTGGCGAAATGGCTGGTCGTTGAAAAACAGATCGAGCGCCCCGATGCGATCCTCGTCCTCGCGGGCGGATCCGCGATTCGGGAACGGACCCGAATCGCGGCGGGACTCTTTGAGCAGGGCGCCGCTCCGCGGGTGCTTTTGACAAACGATGGCGAGCAAAGCGGATGGGATCAGTCGGAACAGCGCAATCCCTTCAATTTTGAGCGGGCGAAGCGGGAACTGACGGCAGCCGGAGTTCCGGAAGCGGCGATAGACGTTTTCCCGGGCGTCGTCGGATCGACCCGTGACGAAGCGATTGCCGTCAAAGATTTGAGCGGCGATCTTCGCTTTAAGCGGATTCTGATCGTCACCAGTGCGCATCATACGCGCCGCGCGTTGCGGGTCTTCGAGATTACGGCGTCCGAGATCGAATTCGGAATAACGTCGGCGCCCGCCGAAAGCGTTTGGTTCTGGTGGCTGAGCCCAAAGGGTTGGCGCGACATCGGGATCGAATATGTGAAACTCGGATATTATTGGGTCTCTTATTGA
- a CDS encoding class I SAM-dependent methyltransferase, with protein sequence MNEIALQHSREVESGERFEFGKNWSNFLELLDDERIANAEQSLREMLEVESLAGKTFIDIGSGSGLFSLAARRLGAKVHSFDFDTNSVACTAELRRRYFDDDPEWRVEQGSALDLDYIKSLGKFDVVYSWGVLHHTGSMWEALTNAETAVADGGKLFIAIYNDTGTQAARWLAIKKFYNRTPRFLRTPLTFAVYLPGELKAFVRSLLTLKPMEYVRSWTHYKNARGMNKWYDLVDWIGGYPYEVATVDEIFEFYKAKGYLLTKLKAGGVGLGCNEFVFERSMRSA encoded by the coding sequence ATGAACGAAATAGCTCTCCAACACTCGCGCGAAGTCGAATCGGGCGAACGCTTTGAATTCGGCAAGAACTGGAGCAATTTTCTCGAATTGCTCGACGACGAACGCATCGCCAATGCCGAACAATCGCTTCGCGAGATGCTCGAGGTCGAGTCGCTCGCCGGCAAGACGTTTATCGACATCGGTTCCGGAAGCGGACTTTTTTCACTTGCGGCAAGACGTCTCGGCGCGAAGGTTCATTCGTTCGATTTTGATACGAATTCCGTCGCCTGTACGGCTGAACTCCGCCGGCGCTATTTCGACGATGATCCGGAGTGGCGCGTCGAACAGGGCTCGGCGCTCGATCTCGATTACATCAAGAGCCTCGGGAAGTTTGACGTCGTTTATTCGTGGGGCGTTTTGCATCACACGGGTTCAATGTGGGAAGCGCTGACGAACGCCGAAACGGCGGTTGCGGACGGCGGGAAACTATTCATCGCGATCTACAACGATACCGGGACGCAAGCCGCACGCTGGCTTGCGATCAAGAAATTCTACAATCGGACTCCGCGATTCCTGCGTACGCCGCTGACTTTCGCGGTCTACCTTCCCGGAGAACTGAAGGCTTTTGTCCGATCGCTATTGACTCTCAAACCGATGGAATATGTCCGGTCGTGGACGCATTACAAAAACGCTCGGGGAATGAACAAATGGTACGATCTGGTCGATTGGATCGGCGGTTATCCGTACGAGGTCGCGACCGTGGACGAGATCTTCGAATTCTACAAAGCGAAGGGTTATCTGCTGACAAAATTAAAAGCCGGCGGGGTCGGATTGGGCTGCAACGAGTTCGTATTTGAGAGGAGCATGCGTAGTGCATAG